Within Peromyscus leucopus breed LL Stock chromosome 7, UCI_PerLeu_2.1, whole genome shotgun sequence, the genomic segment gtcttcccacctcaactaaccTGATCAAGATAATCACCCGTAGGCATGATCCCCAGGTGATTGTAGATcatgccaagttgacaattaacatgAAATGTCACAGGGGCTTTTTCTTGGGGTGGTGGAAGTCAGAGTCCAGCTTCACTGGAGCCATCAGGAGGGCATCTCTCAGGATAAAGCTTGAGTTGAGATAGGTCAGCTTTAAAGTCATGCTTATTTGGAATATCAAGGGGAAGAGTGAGAATACCCTAAGCAATGAGAGATGTTCTCATTAATCATTCACATTCCATCCATACCTTCATGAATTCTGGCCTTGGTCTGGGCTTGAGCTGATGGCTGGGCTAGAAGGTATTATTGGTacccttgttctgtctctgaacttTAGATATATTGCCCATCCCACACCCACTCTATCCAGAGAACTATTTGCTGTCCCTGAAGATTTAGCCAAAGGTCCTGAAAAGCCTTAGTTGCCCATCTAGCCACCACCCCATACCTGTCTAGGCCACAGCCTCTGGGTTGTCAGGACACAGCCACCTTGACCTAACCATTTCAAGACCAACATGATATTTTATTGGAATGAATCACAACTTAGTTCCTCCTTCAGAAGGGGCTATTTTTGGATCCTGGGGGCTGGCCTTGGAGAAGGACATACTTTGCCCACATGCCAGACTGGAACTAGAGTTTGAGGCCTTGAACCCATGCCCCCCCCCAGCCATTAAACTCCAATCCAAAATATTCTggggaagctggtcctcagggagCTGTACTGGATACTTCACTGGTGCTGGACTTCTCCGAGGCTGTGCTGAAGAACATATCTACTTCTGATTGTAGAGGCATGGCATTGAGAATGGTATTCTTTGTCACTTCATCAATCACAACATCAGACATTGACTCCCCAGCCATAATCATTGCAGCAATGTCCTGGCTTCTCCTCTTGAAGTCAATAGAATCTCTTTGGATGATGAAAAAAGATCATGAGACATCTTCAATCATGACCTCTTCTGAGAGAGATGGGGCGTTCTCAGTCATCTAGGTCCCCAGCCAAGCTTGGTCATGGGTCCAAGAGGAGCCCTGTCTTCAGGATCAGGCTGATTCCATTCCCTGACCCACTAGACCCCCTCTTCCCTCTAACTTTGGACTGTGTCTCATCATCTCTGTCACTAGCTTTCACTGAGTACCTGTCACATGCTGGACCATTTACAATGTGGGCTTGGTTTTCTCAAAAACCCTAACATTGAATGAATTTATGTCACCTTAGCTTCCTTATCTCCAAGGACAATGCCCCAGTCCAGGTAGGCAGATGGGACAGGGCAAAGAGAGGATCTATGGGCAAGGAAAGCCATACAGAGGGAGAGAAGTGGCAGAGCCTGAGCTGGACTCAGGCAAGTGACCACATCCAGAAGATCTGGGGAGATTGCTTTGAACAGGGTGATCTTCATGTCACGGGCCCTCTTGTCATTGGGATGGACAATGACTGGCATACTTTCAATGCCCAGGGCTTTAGACAAGGAGGTCTGCTCATCTACCTTGTATTGTACTCTATGCCATCTTGGAGAGGCTTGTTTCCTGTTTCTGGCACCAAGGAGGAGAAGCACAAGGCCACGACGCAAGAGAGACAGCAGAAGAAGATGGGCAGCTGTGTTTTGATCTGGTTGAAGACGACCAGAGCGGTGATGGCTCCACCTGTCCAGGCTAGAGACACCATTCCCAGACCTGTAGACCTGGAAGTGGAGTTGAGAACTGGTTTAGACGACTTCGTATGCTCAGAGGCTGGGTATAGTGAAAGGGAGACACTACCTAAAACCACATGCTCTGAATTTTACCCAATTCCAGCCCAGTGTGTGAGACCTTGGAGAATCCAGTTCTTCATCTATTTAAGAGAGGTAGTTATTTCTCCTGGCCTCCTTCTTGGATATTGTGAGTGAGTTATTAATCATGTACACATCGTAATGGCATATGGTCATATGAGGAAAGGATGCAGGCCAGGGGTCAGAAAGACAGGGTTGCTATTACCAGGAGctctgtggaagaagaggaggaacctCGGGGCAACCCAAACACATTCTAGGCATCTGGTGTGGGGTGGCTagttgtgtcaacttgacacacctagagtcatctgggaagacagaacctcagttgagaaaatgcccccatcagattggccaatGAGCAAGTCTGGTGGGGGGCACTTCCTTGATTGATGATTagtatgggagggcccagctcactgtgagcagtgccacccctgggaaggtggtccggggttgtctaagaaagcaaactgaacaattcatagggaacaagccagtaggcagcgttccagcatggcttctgctttagttcctgtccccAGGTTCCACTCCTGATTTCCCTTTATGAAGGTACACTGTGCAGTTAAAAGCCTTCCTTCCCCAACCTGCTTTTGGTCTTGGTATCTGTCacacaatagaaagcaaatgaggAGAAGGTGCCAGGCAGGGACTGGAGTCAGACCCCATGTGATGGTTATCATGCTTTGTCAATCCCACAAAATCTAGAAGCATCTGGGAGACTGGCCCCTGAGCATGACGGCAGGGGTCAGGttcactgagatgggaagacccacctactctgggtggcaccattccctcggctgggatcctggactgtgcaAGTGCAGAGAGGGAGCAAACAGTGGCATGCATCGCTGCTTCCTGACGGTGGTGTGATGTAgtcagctgcttcaagctcctgtgcCTGGACTGTCCCACCATAATGAGCTGTCCCCTGAACTGACAGCCAGAGTGTACTTCCTTTTCTCTAAGTTAATTGTGTCATGGTAtgttatcacagtgacagaaaaagaaaccaagacatcCCTTAGCACAAACTCCAGCTCTGACTTGCCACGTGTGACCTAGACCAGGGCCTTTCATGCTTTGATTTTGTCAACTCAAAGAGGGTCAATGAAagcatttgggttttgttttctgatgagagctGGGTGAGCCAATCCATGCAAACCATGTTTAACATAGTGATTGTTTCCTGGCAAATGTTCAGTCTTGGCTGCTACATCAGTCTTGGCACTGTCCCATCCCCCAATCCCCCTCAACCCACCAGACTCCATACCTGAGGACAGTGGGGAGGAGCTCAGCAGTGTAGACCAAGAATACAGTGACAGTGGCAGCCAGGATGAACTCTCCAAGCACAAGCACCAAGACTATCGTCGACTTCAGCTCTGAGTGAAGACAGCATGGCCCTGAGTCTTGGGCCACCCTACCTTTAGGGCCCTCCAGCCTTCTCTCAGTCCCTTACCAAAGGCAGCTGAATGGCCCACCCCTACCACTTAGTCACCTAGCCAGCAGACTTAGACACTCAGCCAGAGGAAGATCTACGTAGGCCCAGCCAGTCCTGAAATTACCATAGTAGGAGAGTTGGACAGGGCTTTGGCGGCCAAACCCTATTTTGTGGggatagggtttctcactgaacctggcactTGCTGATTCAATAAGATTAGCTGGGCAGCAAacctgagatcctcctgtctctttctccccaaGACCCAGACTATGGCCCATGCTGTCCTGCTGAGATTTCCACGTGAGTGCGGGGTATCCAAAGTCAGTTCTTTATGTCTCTGCAGCAAGTGTTTCACCTATTGAGCCGTGTCTCCAACCCTCAGACTTTCATCCCCAGAATTCTGTTCCTAGTTTCTTGCCCACATGAGATCTGTAAATCTGTCACCTGGATTCAGTGCTCTGCTCAACAACAGTAACGTCAATAACAATAAACACCAGGCTGTAGAAAcctaaaaatgtttcattttgtggTAACTAACCAATGTTTGCTCACATCTGGGAGGACCCTGAGAGGTGCTCTAAGAGAAAGAAGGGGGCTCCTTAGGAAAACATGCATTGCAGCCCCCCTACTAGGCACTGGCCATTGATGGGGCACCACAGCTCTGTTCACTCCAGCCCCCCAGACTGACCCATGTTCACTGCCCAGGGATCTTGAAATGTTGGAAATAATACTGAGcaccaggagccaggcagtgagCCACTGAGAAAGGCCTCTGAGCAAGACTTTTGCCATGGGTCCAGGTCACCACTATACCAATTTTCAATGAGTAGATTATCCTGGACATTGTAGGTAACACTTGCTACCATCTACTCTCATTTACCCACTAGATCTGCTTCTGGTGTGGGCTGGAATGGGCCATAGAGGTCAGCTGTAGCAGTTGCCTGCCCTCACGCACAAGGACAGCTCTTTTTCAGACAGCCTGAGTTCCTCTCTAAGGTCTCTGGACATGGGGACATGCTGTCTTGGGGGCTGGGGCTTCCTCTCGAGGGGCAAACGATAGACACAGGAAGCCAACTCCTGTGCTAAGCTGGCCAGCCCAGATAAGAGACACTAGGAAGACCTTGAAGGAGTGAGAGATCTGGAGGCGGCCTCTTGGCATGTTGTACcttgagggaggaaaaggagaaacaaacacaTGATGGCAGCTAGGATGAGACTCAGGAACAGGCTACATTTCCTGCCCAAGTGTTCCAGGAGAACGAGACAGCAGAGCCGGGCTGGCACCTCCAGAATGCCTGGGATCACTTGTCTGAAGTAGATGTCTACCCCGAAATCCTTCATCTTGAGGCTCAGCGTAAAATAGATGTAACTGATGGTAAACCTGGAACAAAACAATaagagagcaagggagagagaaaggaggaggaggaggaggatggagacgGAAGGAGGGATAgcgtgggaggaagaggagggaggagcaaggggaagccggggagaagagggggaagggaggagggagaaggggagggagggttgAGTCTCAGGAGGAACAGgacagaggcaaagagaagagGTGTGCGGTAGGAATGACACAGACTGAGACCTGACCCCAGGCCTGAGCAACCTCCATGTCCTGCCCGAGTTTGCAGCCAGCCCTGGACACTCACCACATACAGGCCATGGACAGGATCACCTTGAAGAGGTACTGGTTGGTGTAGAAGTCCACGATGGAGGCCTTAGTCACCTTCTTTTTCTGCTGCTGCAGCTATAAGACAGCAAGACCAGGCAAAGGCAGCGGAGACCCCAGCTTGCTCTCTGCCCACACACACCAGCAaggcctgcccctccctcccccagggctAGCCACTTTCTGGCCTTGTGCAGGCTGGGCTTGGTTTTGTCATGATCATTCTGAAATAGTAGACTGAGGTCCCGTGGAAGGATGAGGGAAGAGGCCTTCCCACGGTCTCCAGCCCTGGCCTCCCTCCTGGCCCGAGGCCTCTTACCTCATTTAGTAGATTTAAAGGAATGGTCGTCTTGTTCACCTCAGCCGCGTAGCACAGCACCTTTACGGCCTCCTCCACTTTCCCTTTCATCATCAGCCATCGTGGGGACTCTCGGAGAACCCTGTATGGCCCACCTCTCTCTTACTTCAGAATTTCGGGATGCCCAAAGACTAGTGACTCTCCAGCAGAGATACCTCTGCTGTGGCCATCTGTATCAGCATGTGACCAAGCAATCTTGAAAGCCACCACCGACCTCAAGGTTCCTTCTGCACCCATATGGCAGCCAGGCCTTCTTTTGTAAGGCTCTACAACCCCACTGCCGCTCGGTGGTAATACTCAGCCTCCTGATCCCTTTGCCCTTCCCCCGTcacctctcagctcttctctccGGGTTCGAGGACATGCCTGAGCATCATCCTCCGTGCCCAGTCTGTGAAAACTATAATGTAGCTATTTCTTCAGGCTTGACATGGCCATCACCACCATGAAGCGGAATGGCTGTGGTGACTACGGCAAACATTCCTTGGCCCATGGTTGTGGCAACAAAATGAAAAGGTCTAAGTCTACAATGGCTAACTCTGAAGGTGGTAATAAAGCTGTTGAACATTCCACTCCCTTCTACCCATTGCTATGTAGTAGCAGGATCTTAGAAATGCTGAAGTACATAAAAGGTAAAAACCTGACGAAGGGATGGGGTGCCTGGTGATGCACCTGTCTGTGagctgcctgtgtgcatgcaagGAACGTCAATAAGTTCATGTATTTGCCAAACTGGACTTGATATCTTTCCTTGGTCTGTTGGCCTTTTCATTACTGGGGTGAATAAATGTTCTTTTACATCTCTCCAGGATAAGTATACAATAATTGGTTCTTGCACAACAGGGACTTGACAGAAACAATGATGAGagataggcatggtggcatacctATAAACCAGGATTAGGGAGACTGAGGTGGGGGATTGCTGTAAATTTGGGGTCAGCCTGGATTCCGTAAGAGTAGTAGGCTAGCAAAGACTATGAACAagacttggttaaaaaaaaaaaaccagatataTTCCTCACAAATTATgtgagaaagaaatcaattttcaatataaggaaaaaacaaacaacaacacaaagagTGGAGCGTTacagagatggtccagtggttagaAGTGCACACTGACTTTGCAGAGAActtaagttcagtttccagcacccaggtcTGGTGGCTCCcgatcacctgtaactccaactccaggggaactgacaccttctgtctgtcttctgcagatatgtgcacacatgtgcacacatgtgcacatactcatacacagacacatacctgcatcaattaaaaaaaaacaccagcaAAGGTGACTCAGGGTGGAACACCCATGGAAGAAATCCTGGGTTGCCCATCTTGCTTTGTGCAGTATGTACTGGAATTCCTTCCTTGATGAATGTGGTttaccacatgcacacaggggTGTCTCCCCCAAAGCTGGTGAACTAGACACTATGTTGTGACCCCTGGCAGCGGCACACATGCACCAGCGCTGTCATACTGCGCAGCCATGCTGCGTTGCATGGCTGTTGCTATGCGTCACAAACACTAACTGAAGCTAAGCTGCCGGCCCAAGGGAACTTGCCCGTGACAGAGAAGTCGCCAAGGGGAGAAGCTGTGGCGTGATGTCCTCTGCAAAGACCATGATTGGCAGGTAAACTAAACAAGAGGAAGACGGATGGAAATGCTGGCTTGGCATTTGTTTGTCATCGTTTTAAGTCTTGAGGTGGCATAAGGGAAAGATTATAAAAGAGATCTTTGCAGAAAAGCCCCTGCTGGGATCCAAAGCCTTGAAACTCCAGGGAAGGGTTGGATAATGAGGAGAGAGCACACAAGGTAGAAGTGACAGATGAGATCTCTGTAAGATAGTTCCAACCTTAAATACAGAGGAGTAGGCCACTGCTCTGTCTAAGGAGGTCTCTGAAGTCTTGTAAACCATTCAGGCTATTACCACTGCCATGGCTGCATGCCAAAATAGAATGGGTAGTCCCTAATGCTAAAGATACCACACACTCTGGTTTCAGCAAACAAATCGAGCTAAATCTTAGTGTAAGCTTTCTCCTTACTTGTGAGTGATCATTTTTGAAGGTGTTATACAGGCTACTAGGAGAGAACGGTCATCACCAATACTCTTGCTCCGTTCTGGGCCCTGTTTATCAGCATGGCTCTGGGGTAACAATAGTGGCACAGCAGTTACAGATGCAACCAACTACCTCCACATTGGACTTAATGCTCACTCCATGAGAGGGAACCCATGTTTGGTACAGTGATCAGACAAAAACTTGTGGCTTGGGAAATGGTAAGCTCCAGGGGGGAAGTCACTATTACTGTTTTGGTAACCCAATACAACATGCCTGTCAGCTTGTTCTGTAGGCATTTATGACTATACTGCTACTGGATGCCAACTGAATGAAAATTTCTTTCTCCATTAGGTGGTCATTACTGCAGAAACTAACAAGCAGTCAAACTGCTGAGAACAAGTGTTGGTTGCTATAGCATATGTGGGCCAATCCTCAGGCCTAGTGAAGGAACAGACATTCAACAGCCTCTCCAAGCTCTGCAGAAGAACACATAGTGCTCTACAGCTATTGTCTTTGGGCTTGACATGACCATCACTACCACGAAGCAGAGTGGCTGTAGTGACCTACAGCAGACCTTAGCCCATATTCATGGCAACAAAGTCAATAGAATACATAGCAGATAACTAGGTTTATGGTCATGGGTCTGCTAATATCATCTCTTAGAGAAAGGGTGGGAAGGTCACAGTATCATCTCCTAACCCTCTCCTGAGACTATAACCActgctccccctgcctctgctatATAATCCTGGGATATTAAAATGTGTAATGTGTCAGCAATGACTTGTAGAGGGACTTCTTGGTGGTGCAACTGCCTGTGAATTTCCCATATGCTGCTAAGTGACATCAATAAACTTGTTCATTCACCAAGGTAGACTTCATCTTTCTGTGATCTGCTGGTTCTTTCCCTATTTGGAGTGaatagatgctgtgggatggtctgtatgtcaaattgctctgattgatcaataaataaaacactaattggccagtggctaggcaggaagtataggtgggactaacagagaggagaaaagaaagaacaggaag encodes:
- the Slc22a14 gene encoding solute carrier family 22 member 14, yielding MEEKQNSKPASGPQSPRSTQQHEISFPSHSWSLEMLLRRLKALDARREDKLTSVIDTLGEFGTFQWRLVALTFIPSMLSSFFMLSDHFMLTAQRPYCNTSWILAVGPNLSVAEQLNLTLPRAPNGSFLTCLMYIPVSWDLDSIIHFGLNYTETCKYGWIYPYADKRSLVNEFDLVCGNEPKKESIQTVFLAGILTGSLLFGFLSDKMGRYPAILMSLLGLLIFGFGTAFVNTFYQFLLFRFAVALAAVGYAISSVSLVMEWLVGEHRAYAIILEYCFMAVGVLFLSGSAYKIFHWRLLFLLGGMPMFPVISNIWVLRESPRWLMMKGKVEEAVKVLCYAAEVNKTTIPLNLLNELQQQKKKVTKASIVDFYTNQYLFKVILSMACMWFTISYIYFTLSLKMKDFGVDIYFRQVIPGILEVPARLCCLVLLEHLGRKCSLFLSLILAAIMCLFLLFLPQELKSTIVLVLVLGEFILAATVTVFLVYTAELLPTVLRSTGLGMVSLAWTGGAITALVVFNQIKTQLPIFFCCLSCVVALCFSSLVPETGNKPLQDGIEYNTRDSIDFKRRSQDIAAMIMAGESMSDVVIDEVTKNTILNAMPLQSEVDMFFSTASEKSSTSEVSSTAP